The following proteins are co-located in the Procambarus clarkii isolate CNS0578487 chromosome 4, FALCON_Pclarkii_2.0, whole genome shotgun sequence genome:
- the LOC138370318 gene encoding calcipressin-1-like: MEDMLIEDIGTAGSKCEEEEDEEGGEAAGYNVEDPVTEEEEAAAATQEPPTAIIVTNLLPNTFDDPQARVIFESLFHDVDKSVTFQYFRSFRRVRVNFASHAQASTARDNLHMTEFNGEVIKCYFTQPIILGGNREGGPHLKPPKREKQFLISPPASPPVGWEPIDEAEPLINYDLISAVAQLVPGEAHELHPAMEDKPGIIVHVCEESLANDEEQGGARRRISPSRRPTPCPTCKK; this comes from the exons ATGGAAGACATGTTGATCGAGGACATAGGCACGGCGGGGAGCAAGTGTGAGgaagaggaggacgaggaaggAGGTGAGGCAGCCGGATACAACGTGGAGGACCCGgtgacggaggaggaggaggcggcggcGGCCACACAGGAGCCTCCTACCGCCATCATCGTCACCAACCTCCTCCCCAACACCTTCGACGACCCTCAAGCCCGA GTTATATTTGAGTCGTTGTTTCATGATGTAGACAAAAGTGTCACATTTCAATACTTCAGGAGCTTCAGAAGAGTGAGAGTAAACTTTGCTTCACATGCACAAGCTTCTACCGCACGTGATAACCTCCACATGACAGAGTTTAATGGGGAAGTCATCAAGTGCTACTTCACCCAG CCAATAATTCTTGGAGGCAATCGAGAAGGTGGACCTCACCTCAAACCACCAAAACGGGAAAAACAGTTCCTGATATCCCCTCCTGCATCGCCACCTGTGGGTTGGGAACCCATCGATGAGGCTGAACCTCTCATAAATTATGATCTGATTTCAGCAGTGGCCCAACTTGTTCCAG GGGAAGCCCACGAACTGCATCCAGCCATGGAAGATAAGCCTGGAATTATTGTGCATGTCTGTGAGGAGAGTCTAGCCAATGACGAGGAACAGGGAGGTGCAAGACGACGCATTTCACCATCTCGTCGGCCTACTCCATGTCCCACATGCAAAAAGTGA
- the LOC123749648 gene encoding hexosaminidase D has translation MEDPVEKTHSLVHLDLKGAPPRLGYFEQLFPLLSSFGATGLLVEYEDMFPYHGQLAHLRAPHAYFPDDIVQLHTLAARNNLIIIPLIQTFGHFEFVLKHDENRAVREIERYPNALCPTHPDAFPLVSRLITQVVELHPNDQFFHIGADEVWHVGKCPRCQEEMETRKMSSSDLFLAWVFKVACWIKKEYPHLTIVMWDDMMRNMPLEKLKSSGLGELVEPMVWQYQAKRFDLPSDVFNRYSAVFDGIWVASAFKGATGSTQFLPPIQHHINNQLTWISVLSEFKHQFKIYRGIALTGWQRYDHYAVLCELLPVAIPCLCLCLRVHTHGSFTESDHDFVSQSLGFSHRINVVPFPRPQVIEQSVSFPGHKIFVGIQMWSNFVCKYQAISNSEGMLGWFSDYLRARNFTNPVQVENIMNSINEVYENLSELRTHLIPWLMEVFYKDTVDEWIGSFVDPILEKLKSVIDECKKQIMIGGRVRDYKKIEY, from the exons ATGGAGGATCCAGTTGAAAAAACACACAG CTTGGTTCATCTCGACTTGAAAGGAGCTCCACCAAGACTTGGCTACTTTGAACAA CTGTTTCCACTTCTGTCGTCATTTGGTGCCACTGGTTTACTGGTGGAGTATGAAGACATGTTCCCTTACCATGGCCAGCTGGCACACTTAAGAGCACCTCATGCCTACTTCCCTGATGACATTGTTCAGCTACACACCCTCGCAGCAAGAAATAACCTCATTATCATCCCATTGATTCAGACATTTGGACATTTTGAG TTTGTGCTAAAACACGACGAGAACCGAGCTGTTCGGGAAATAGAGCGCTACCCTAATGCTCTTTGTCCAACCCATCCAGATGCTTTCCCATTGGTTTCCAGACTAATTACACAGGTGGTTGAGTTACATCCTAATGATCAATTTTTTCACATAGGAGCTGATGAG GTGTGGCATGTTGGTAAGTGCCCAAGGTGCCAGGAGGAGATGGAAACCAGAAAAATGTCCAGCAGTGATTTATTCCTAGCTTGGGTATTCAAAGTGGCTTGCTGGATCAAAAAGGAATACCCGCATCTCACCATTGTTATGTGGGACGACATGATGCGAAACATGCCTCTAGAGAAACTTAAAA GCAGTGGGCTCGGTGAGCTTGTTGAGCCCATGGTGTGGCAGTATCAGGCCAAGAGGTTTGATCTACCTTCAG ATGTATTTAATCGGTATTCAGCGGTGTTTGATGGCATATGGGTGGCTAGTGCATTCAAGGGTGCAACTGGCAGCACTCAGTTCCTACCCCCAATCCAGCACCATATCAACAATCAGCTTACCTGGATCAGTGTTTTATCCGAGTTCAAACATCAGTTTAAGATTTACCGAGGTATAGCTCTCACTGGCTGGCAGAG ATATGATCATTATGCTGTACTGTGCGAGTTATTACCTGTAGCCATACCCTGCTTGTGTTTATGCCTGAGAGTACACACCCATGGATCATTCACAGAGTCTGATCATGACTTTGTCTCCCAGTCGTTGGGTTTTTCCCATCGCATCAATGTCGTGCCATTTCCTAG GCCTCAAGTTATAGAGCAGAGTGTGTCCTTCCCCGGTCACAAGATCTTTGTTGGGATACAGATGTGGTCAAACTTCGTGTGCAAGTACCAGGCAATAAGCAACTCTGAAGG AATGCTGGGCTGGTTCAGTGATTATCTGAGAGCCAGGAATTTCACAAATCCTGTCCAAGTGGAAAACATAATGAACTCAATTAACGA GGTTTATGAAAATCTGAGTGAACTGAGgactcacctcattccttggtTGATGGAAGTGTTTTACAAGGACACGGTGGACGAGTGGATTGGCTCGTTTGTCGACCCGATCCTTGAGAAGCTCAAGAGCGTGATAGACGAGTGCAAGAAGCAAATTATGATTGGTGGCCGAGTCAGAGATTACAAGAAGATTGAATATTAA
- the LOC123749675 gene encoding U6 snRNA-associated Sm-like protein LSm6 isoform X1, with translation MVLFTTLTPPWLLDTTIFCLKKILLLAIMSRRQTPNEFLQQIIGRPVVVKLNSGVDYRGVLACLDGYMNIALEQSEEYLNGQLKNKYGDAFIRGNNVLYISTQKRRG, from the exons ATGGTGTTGTTTACAACGCTTacacctccgtggctgttgg ATACAACTATTTTCTGTTTAAAGAAAATTTTGCTGCTAGCCATAATGAGTCGTCGGCAGACCCCCAATGAATTTCTTCAGCAAATTATTGGCCGTCCTGTTGTAGTGAAGCTCAACTCTGGAGTTGATTATCGAG GTGTACTGGCATGTCTGGATGGCTACATGAATATAGCACTGGAACAGAGTGAAGAATACCTGAATGGTCAACTGAAGAACAAGTATGGTGATGCATTTATTAGAGGCAATAATGTCCTTTATATCTCCACTCAGAAGAGAAGAGGCTGA
- the LOC123749675 gene encoding U6 snRNA-associated Sm-like protein LSm6 isoform X2 produces the protein MSRRQTPNEFLQQIIGRPVVVKLNSGVDYRGVLACLDGYMNIALEQSEEYLNGQLKNKYGDAFIRGNNVLYISTQKRRG, from the exons ATGAGTCGTCGGCAGACCCCCAATGAATTTCTTCAGCAAATTATTGGCCGTCCTGTTGTAGTGAAGCTCAACTCTGGAGTTGATTATCGAG GTGTACTGGCATGTCTGGATGGCTACATGAATATAGCACTGGAACAGAGTGAAGAATACCTGAATGGTCAACTGAAGAACAAGTATGGTGATGCATTTATTAGAGGCAATAATGTCCTTTATATCTCCACTCAGAAGAGAAGAGGCTGA